In Pseudomonas sp. MM213, a genomic segment contains:
- the acnB gene encoding bifunctional aconitate hydratase 2/2-methylisocitrate dehydratase translates to MLEAYRKHIEERAALGIVPQPLNAEQTAGLVELLKNPPAGEEAFLVDLITNRIPPGVDEAAYVKAGFLSALAKGEATSPLIDKKRAVELLGTMQGGYNIVTLVDLLDNAELAAVAAAQLKHTLLMFDAFHDVAEKARNGNEHAKGVIQSWADGEWFRNRPVLADKISLRVFKVTGETNTDDLSPAPDAWSRPDIPLHALAMLKMAREGIVPDVQGVTGPMKQIEEMRGQGFPIAYVGDVVGTGSSRKSATNSVLWFFGDDVPYVPNKRAGGFCFGSKIAPIFYNTMEDAGALPIEFDVTNMNMGDVIDLYPHAGKVCKHGTDEVLTTFEMKTPVLLDEVRAGGRIPLIIGRGLTDKARAELGLGPTDLFKLPEAPVDTGKGYTLAQKMVGKACGLPEGKGVRPGTYCEPKMTTVGSQDTTGPMTRDELKDLACLGFSTDLVMQSFCHTAAYPKPIDVTTHHTLPDFIMTRGGVSLRPGDGIIHSWLNRMLLPDTVGTGGDSHTRFPMGISFPAGSGLVAFAAATGVMPLDMPESILVRFKGKMQPGVTLRDLVHAIPYFAIQAGLLTVEKKGKKNAFSGRILEIEGLDNLSIEQAFELSDASAERSAAGCTIKLSKESITEYLNSNITLLRWMIGEGYGDARTLERRAQAMEAWVANPELMVADADAEYAEVIEIDLADIKEPVLCAPNDPDDARLLSSVAGEKIDEVFIGSCMTNIGHFRAAGKLLDQVKGQLPTRLWLSPPTKMDAHQLTEEGYYGIYGKAGARMEMPGCSLCMGNQARVEPNSTVVSTSTRNFPNRLGDGANVYLASAELASVASILGRLPTVEEYMEYAGKIDSMAADVYRYLSFDQIAEFREVAANANIPVVQA, encoded by the coding sequence GTGCTTGAAGCCTACCGCAAACATATCGAAGAGCGTGCAGCACTGGGTATCGTTCCCCAGCCGCTTAACGCCGAACAAACTGCAGGCCTGGTTGAGCTGCTGAAGAATCCCCCGGCTGGCGAAGAAGCTTTCCTCGTTGACCTGATCACCAATCGCATTCCGCCTGGCGTGGACGAAGCGGCCTATGTAAAGGCAGGTTTCCTGTCTGCCCTGGCCAAAGGCGAAGCCACTTCCCCTCTGATCGACAAGAAACGCGCTGTAGAACTGCTCGGCACCATGCAGGGCGGCTACAACATCGTGACCCTGGTTGACCTGCTCGACAACGCCGAACTGGCTGCTGTCGCTGCCGCTCAGCTCAAGCACACCCTGCTGATGTTCGATGCGTTCCACGACGTCGCGGAAAAAGCCCGCAACGGCAACGAACACGCCAAAGGCGTGATCCAGTCCTGGGCTGACGGCGAGTGGTTCCGCAACCGCCCTGTCCTGGCCGACAAGATCAGCCTGCGCGTGTTCAAGGTCACCGGCGAAACCAACACCGACGACCTGTCCCCTGCTCCGGACGCCTGGTCCCGCCCGGACATCCCGCTGCACGCCCTCGCCATGCTGAAAATGGCCCGCGAAGGCATCGTGCCTGACGTCCAGGGTGTCACCGGCCCGATGAAGCAGATCGAAGAAATGCGCGGTCAAGGCTTCCCTATCGCCTACGTCGGTGACGTGGTCGGTACCGGTTCTTCGCGTAAATCCGCCACCAACTCGGTGCTGTGGTTCTTCGGCGACGACGTTCCTTACGTGCCGAACAAGCGTGCCGGCGGTTTCTGCTTCGGCAGCAAAATCGCTCCGATCTTCTACAACACCATGGAAGATGCCGGCGCACTGCCGATCGAATTCGACGTTACCAACATGAACATGGGCGACGTGATCGACCTGTACCCGCATGCTGGCAAAGTCTGCAAACACGGCACCGACGAAGTCCTGACCACCTTCGAAATGAAGACCCCGGTCCTGTTGGACGAAGTTCGTGCCGGCGGCCGTATTCCGCTGATCATCGGTCGCGGTCTGACCGACAAGGCTCGTGCTGAACTGGGCCTGGGCCCTACCGACCTGTTCAAACTGCCTGAAGCACCTGTCGACACTGGCAAGGGCTACACCCTGGCACAGAAAATGGTCGGCAAGGCGTGCGGTCTGCCAGAAGGCAAAGGCGTTCGTCCTGGCACCTACTGCGAACCGAAAATGACCACCGTCGGCTCTCAGGACACCACCGGTCCGATGACCCGTGACGAACTGAAAGACCTGGCGTGCCTGGGCTTCTCGACCGATCTGGTAATGCAGTCCTTCTGCCACACCGCGGCCTATCCAAAGCCGATCGACGTGACCACCCACCACACCCTGCCAGACTTCATCATGACCCGCGGCGGCGTTTCCCTGCGTCCGGGCGACGGCATCATCCACAGCTGGCTGAACCGCATGCTGCTGCCGGACACCGTCGGTACCGGTGGTGACTCGCACACCCGTTTCCCGATGGGCATTTCGTTCCCGGCCGGTTCCGGTCTGGTAGCGTTCGCCGCCGCCACTGGCGTTATGCCGCTGGACATGCCGGAATCGATCCTGGTGCGCTTCAAAGGCAAAATGCAACCGGGCGTCACCCTGCGTGACCTGGTTCACGCCATTCCTTACTTCGCGATTCAGGCTGGCCTGCTGACCGTCGAGAAGAAAGGCAAGAAGAACGCCTTCTCCGGCCGCATCCTGGAAATCGAAGGCCTGGACAACCTGAGCATCGAACAGGCTTTCGAGCTGTCCGACGCCTCGGCTGAACGTTCGGCTGCCGGTTGCACCATCAAGCTGTCGAAAGAGTCGATCACCGAGTACCTGAACTCCAACATCACCCTGCTGCGCTGGATGATCGGCGAAGGCTACGGCGATGCACGTACCCTGGAACGTCGCGCTCAAGCGATGGAAGCCTGGGTTGCCAACCCAGAGTTGATGGTTGCCGATGCTGACGCCGAATACGCTGAAGTCATCGAAATCGACCTGGCCGACATCAAAGAGCCTGTGCTCTGCGCGCCGAACGATCCGGACGACGCCCGTCTGCTGTCCAGCGTTGCTGGCGAGAAGATCGACGAAGTGTTCATCGGTTCGTGCATGACCAACATCGGTCACTTCCGCGCTGCCGGTAAACTGCTGGATCAGGTCAAGGGTCAGCTGCCAACCCGTCTGTGGCTGTCGCCGCCGACCAAGATGGACGCTCACCAACTGACCGAAGAAGGCTACTACGGCATCTACGGCAAGGCTGGCGCACGCATGGAAATGCCAGGCTGCTCGCTGTGCATGGGTAACCAGGCACGTGTAGAGCCGAACTCGACTGTTGTGTCGACTTCGACCCGTAACTTCCCGAACCGTCTGGGTGACGGCGCGAACGTCTACCTGGCTTCGGCCGAGCTGGCGTCCGTTGCGTCCATCCTGGGTCGCCTGCCGACCGTCGAGGAGTACATGGAATACGCTGGCAAGATCGACAGCATGGCGGCTGATGTTTACCGCTACCTGTCCTTCGACCAGATCGCCGAGTTCCGTGAAGTTGCTGCGAACGCCAATATCCCGGTCGTTCAAGCCTAA
- a CDS encoding ATP-binding protein — protein sequence MLRLFLGLFVMMTVGLVLGLQTVERTFDALLAGQMQSYNREAVRGQAWSLVEQLRGLDGPARERQLETVRPHYGLGLSLVETDQLALTDQEKAELAQGLLVLRDKYTQFISRIDDGSQLLSIKLPAEPSLMPFYIAAAYLMIAVMIGFVLLFWVRPHWRDLEKLRLAAERFGDNNLSARIQLSKRSNIRDLSEHFNLMAARIEGLIANQRELTNAVSHELRTPIARLSFELDQLKQQSDPSQRRELIADMYADLGELEEMVSELLTYASLERGATVITRENIQANSWLDSVVGSVALEAEAAGVQLLIVECRVDEVRIEPRFMARAVINLLRNAIRYAEERVEVSLVRTGDHYEVQVNDDGPGVPVDGREKIFEPFSRLDASRDRRTGGFGLGLALVRRVSQSHGGQVQVADSPWGGASFRMTWVHQD from the coding sequence ATGCTGCGGTTATTTCTCGGTCTGTTTGTGATGATGACGGTTGGCCTGGTACTGGGGTTGCAAACCGTCGAGCGCACGTTCGATGCGCTGCTCGCCGGTCAAATGCAGAGCTACAACCGCGAGGCGGTGCGAGGTCAGGCCTGGTCGCTGGTGGAGCAGTTGCGCGGCCTGGACGGTCCGGCACGGGAACGCCAATTGGAAACCGTGCGCCCTCACTACGGTTTGGGCCTGAGCCTGGTCGAAACGGATCAACTGGCCCTGACCGATCAGGAAAAAGCCGAGTTGGCCCAAGGCCTGCTGGTGCTGCGTGACAAGTACACGCAGTTCATCTCGCGCATTGACGACGGTTCGCAGTTGCTCAGCATCAAGCTGCCGGCCGAGCCGAGTCTGATGCCGTTCTACATTGCCGCGGCCTATTTGATGATCGCGGTGATGATCGGTTTCGTGTTGTTATTCTGGGTGCGCCCACACTGGCGAGATCTGGAGAAACTGCGCCTCGCTGCCGAACGCTTTGGCGACAACAACCTGTCGGCGCGGATCCAGCTGTCCAAGCGTTCGAACATTCGCGACTTGTCCGAGCATTTCAACCTGATGGCTGCGCGCATCGAAGGCCTGATCGCCAATCAGCGTGAGCTGACCAACGCGGTATCCCATGAATTGCGCACGCCGATTGCCCGGCTGTCGTTCGAACTCGATCAGCTCAAGCAACAATCCGATCCGAGCCAGCGTCGCGAACTGATTGCCGACATGTACGCCGACCTCGGCGAACTGGAAGAAATGGTCTCGGAGCTGCTGACCTACGCCAGCCTTGAGCGCGGTGCCACGGTCATTACCCGGGAGAATATTCAGGCCAACAGTTGGCTCGACAGCGTGGTCGGCAGCGTGGCGCTGGAGGCCGAGGCGGCCGGGGTGCAACTGTTGATTGTCGAGTGCCGGGTCGATGAGGTGCGCATCGAGCCACGCTTCATGGCGCGCGCGGTGATCAACCTGCTGCGCAATGCCATTCGCTATGCCGAAGAGCGAGTGGAGGTGTCGTTGGTGCGCACCGGTGATCATTACGAAGTCCAGGTCAACGACGACGGGCCGGGCGTGCCGGTGGACGGGCGGGAGAAAATCTTCGAACCGTTCTCGCGCCTGGACGCCAGTCGGGATCGCCGCACAGGTGGCTTCGGCCTGGGCCTGGCCTTGGTGCGGCGGGTGTCGCAGTCCCATGGCGGGCAAGTGCAAGTGGCGGATTCGCCGTGGGGCGGGGCGTCGTTTCGCATGACCTGGGTGCATCAGGATTAG
- a CDS encoding SulP family inorganic anion transporter, whose protein sequence is MARTPGASAQPRADTPDRWLDVLAGLSIAGLLLPEAVAYSSIAALPPQAGVIALFAGLLCYGLFGTSRFAIVSATSSSAAVLAAATATLANGDPALRMSLAIGLVLMTGGFFLLAGLFKLGSVTSFIAKPVLRGFAVGLAVTIILKQVASIVDVHLSTGNLIRFLPQLLEQWPQWNKVGALVGAVALLVLWLCARVRRLPGGLLVVTLGIAAGQWLNLPAYGVKLIGVIDLSLEVPQLPVLPFTDWLRLGELAFAMVMILYAESYGSISSFALKHGDRVSSNRDLLALGAANLLSGLFHGMPAGAGYSATSANEAAGAGSRLAGTVAAGVVLLIVLTVLPWIALTPEPVLAAIVIHALARGLSLQPLGRYFIWRRDRLLVICAVAAVLVLGVLDGLLLAVAISVVLMLKQMSSADIQVLGQMAGGHDFIDLQRHPDAKEIPGVLIVRPSEALFFANVERILGGALRLARHAEPPVHTVILSLEESPDLDGTSIEALEAFFLQVRAEDKLLILARLKHQAKAALSKLPAQELEQVILSGLSVDVAVQQALKPTT, encoded by the coding sequence ATGGCTCGTACCCCCGGCGCATCGGCGCAACCCCGTGCCGATACACCTGACCGTTGGCTGGACGTACTGGCTGGCCTGTCGATTGCCGGGTTGTTGCTGCCCGAGGCGGTCGCCTATTCCAGCATTGCCGCGTTGCCGCCACAGGCCGGGGTGATTGCCTTGTTTGCCGGGCTGCTGTGTTACGGACTGTTCGGCACCAGCCGGTTTGCCATCGTGTCCGCGACCTCGTCGTCAGCGGCCGTTCTGGCTGCCGCCACCGCCACGCTGGCCAATGGCGATCCGGCCTTGCGCATGAGTCTGGCGATCGGTCTGGTGCTGATGACCGGAGGTTTCTTCCTGTTGGCCGGGTTATTCAAGCTCGGCAGCGTCACCTCATTCATCGCCAAACCAGTGCTGCGCGGCTTTGCGGTGGGGCTGGCCGTGACCATCATCCTCAAACAAGTGGCGAGCATCGTCGACGTCCACTTGAGCACCGGCAACCTGATCCGTTTCCTGCCGCAACTGCTGGAGCAGTGGCCGCAGTGGAATAAAGTCGGGGCATTGGTCGGGGCGGTGGCGTTGCTGGTGTTGTGGCTGTGCGCACGGGTCAGGCGTTTGCCTGGCGGTTTGCTGGTGGTGACGCTCGGCATCGCGGCGGGCCAATGGCTGAACCTGCCAGCCTACGGGGTCAAGTTGATCGGCGTCATCGATCTGAGTCTCGAAGTGCCGCAGCTCCCGGTGTTGCCGTTCACTGACTGGTTGCGCCTGGGGGAACTGGCGTTCGCCATGGTGATGATCCTGTATGCCGAGTCTTACGGCTCGATCAGCTCGTTTGCGCTCAAACACGGCGACCGGGTGTCTTCCAACCGCGATCTGCTGGCCCTCGGTGCGGCCAATCTTTTATCGGGACTGTTTCATGGCATGCCCGCAGGCGCTGGTTATTCTGCGACATCGGCCAATGAAGCGGCGGGGGCCGGTTCGCGTCTGGCCGGGACTGTGGCGGCGGGGGTGGTGCTGCTCATCGTCCTGACGGTGTTGCCGTGGATCGCCCTGACTCCCGAGCCGGTGCTGGCCGCCATCGTCATTCATGCCTTGGCCCGTGGCTTGAGCCTTCAACCGTTGGGCCGGTATTTCATCTGGCGTCGCGACCGCCTGCTGGTGATTTGCGCGGTGGCGGCGGTGCTGGTGCTGGGCGTGCTGGACGGCTTGCTGCTGGCAGTGGCAATCAGCGTGGTGCTGATGCTCAAGCAGATGTCGTCGGCGGACATCCAGGTGTTGGGGCAAATGGCCGGAGGTCACGATTTTATTGACCTGCAACGACATCCCGACGCGAAGGAAATCCCCGGTGTGCTGATCGTGCGGCCCAGCGAGGCGCTGTTTTTCGCCAATGTGGAGCGCATTCTCGGTGGTGCGTTGCGTCTGGCGCGGCACGCGGAGCCGCCGGTGCATACGGTTATCCTCAGTCTCGAAGAGTCGCCCGATCTGGACGGCACCAGCATCGAAGCGCTGGAAGCGTTCTTTTTGCAGGTGCGCGCCGAGGACAAACTGCTGATCCTGGCGCGGCTCAAGCATCAGGCAAAAGCAGCGCTGTCGAAGTTGCCGGCGCAAGAACTGGAGCAGGTGATTCTCAGCGGCTTGAGTGTCGATGTTGCCGTCCAGCAAGCCCTTAAGCCAACCACATAA
- a CDS encoding winged helix-turn-helix domain-containing protein, whose amino-acid sequence MDNLGFGKVLLVEDDERLAGLIAHFLSQHGFEVLQVHRGDLALAAFLDFKPKIVVLDLMLPGQSGLHVCREIRSVSDTPIVILTAKEDDLDHILGLESGADDYVIKPIKPPVLLARLRALQRRQTPDSTVCSSLEFGHLSIDRSCREVRLAGEGIELTTMEFELLWLLASAAGKILSRDDILNRMRGIAFDGLNRSVDVYISKLRGKLKDNPREPVCIKTIWGKGYLFNPFAWEL is encoded by the coding sequence ATGGATAACCTGGGTTTTGGCAAAGTTCTGCTGGTGGAAGACGACGAAAGGCTTGCCGGGCTGATCGCGCACTTCCTGTCCCAACATGGCTTTGAAGTGTTACAGGTGCATCGCGGCGACCTCGCGTTGGCCGCGTTCCTCGACTTCAAACCGAAAATCGTTGTACTCGACCTGATGCTGCCGGGTCAGAGTGGCCTGCACGTGTGTCGCGAAATTCGCAGCGTGTCCGATACGCCGATCGTCATCCTCACCGCCAAGGAAGACGACCTCGATCACATCCTCGGCCTGGAATCCGGCGCCGACGACTACGTGATCAAGCCGATCAAGCCGCCGGTATTGCTAGCCCGTCTGCGTGCGTTGCAACGCCGGCAAACGCCGGACAGCACAGTCTGCAGCTCGCTGGAATTCGGCCATCTGAGCATCGACCGCAGCTGTCGCGAAGTACGCCTGGCGGGTGAGGGCATCGAGCTGACCACCATGGAATTCGAATTGCTGTGGTTGCTGGCCAGCGCGGCGGGCAAGATTTTGTCCCGCGACGACATCCTCAACCGCATGCGCGGGATCGCCTTCGACGGTCTCAACCGCAGCGTCGACGTCTACATCAGCAAGTTGCGCGGCAAGCTCAAGGACAACCCGCGTGAACCGGTGTGCATCAAGACCATCTGGGGCAAGGGTTACCTGTTCAATCCGTTCGCGTGGGAGCTGTAA
- a CDS encoding DUF1289 domain-containing protein, protein MPNQTIKTPCVGLCSTVYGDLVCRGCKRFHHEVINWNGYNEDEKRAVWLRLEQLLSQVMASKLEVFDPQRLRLQLEQRKIRFVPHQSEYCWAYQLIARGARVINNLEAYGMVLMPEFRDWNLPELRDAIDREFFLLSEAHYQRYIAPGFLKDVFGG, encoded by the coding sequence ATGCCCAATCAGACCATCAAGACCCCCTGCGTCGGCCTTTGCTCCACTGTTTACGGTGACTTGGTCTGCCGTGGCTGCAAGCGTTTCCACCATGAAGTGATCAACTGGAACGGTTACAACGAAGACGAAAAACGCGCGGTATGGCTGCGGCTGGAGCAACTGTTGTCCCAGGTGATGGCCAGCAAACTGGAGGTTTTCGATCCCCAGCGCCTGCGTTTGCAACTGGAGCAGCGCAAGATTCGCTTCGTGCCGCATCAGTCGGAATATTGCTGGGCCTATCAGTTGATCGCCCGAGGCGCGCGGGTGATCAACAATCTGGAAGCCTACGGGATGGTGTTGATGCCGGAGTTCCGCGACTGGAACCTGCCGGAGCTGCGGGATGCGATTGATCGGGAGTTCTTTTTGCTCTCCGAGGCGCATTACCAGCGTTACATCGCGCCCGGGTTCCTCAAGGATGTGTTCGGTGGTTAA
- a CDS encoding tRNA-(ms[2]io[6]A)-hydroxylase: MILPEIHEFLGCRTPDGWVQAALADQETLLIDHKNCEFKAASTALSLIAKYHSHVDLINLMSRLAREELVHHEQVMRLMKKRKIELRQLSAGRYASGLRKVVRSHEPVKLVDTLVVGAFIEARSCERFEALVPHLDEELGKFYFGLLKSEARHFQGYLKLAYQYGDAKDIAQVIERVRAAEQELIESPDVEFRFHSGVPAAA, translated from the coding sequence ATGATCCTTCCCGAAATTCACGAGTTCCTCGGTTGCCGCACCCCGGACGGCTGGGTCCAGGCTGCACTGGCCGATCAGGAAACCTTGCTGATCGACCACAAGAACTGCGAATTCAAGGCGGCCAGCACGGCATTGAGCCTGATCGCCAAGTATCACTCCCACGTCGATCTGATCAACCTGATGTCGCGGCTCGCCCGGGAAGAACTGGTGCACCACGAACAAGTCATGCGCCTGATGAAGAAGCGCAAGATCGAGCTGCGCCAGCTGTCCGCCGGGCGGTACGCCTCTGGCTTGCGCAAAGTAGTGCGCAGCCATGAACCGGTCAAGCTGGTCGATACCCTGGTAGTCGGTGCGTTTATCGAAGCCCGCAGCTGCGAGCGGTTCGAGGCGCTGGTGCCGCACCTGGACGAGGAACTCGGCAAGTTCTACTTCGGTCTGCTGAAAAGCGAGGCGCGGCACTTCCAGGGTTACCTGAAACTGGCGTACCAGTACGGTGACGCCAAGGACATCGCTCAGGTGATCGAGCGGGTCCGCGCTGCCGAGCAGGAACTGATCGAATCGCCGGACGTGGAGTTCCGCTTCCACAGCGGTGTTCCAGCCGCCGCATAA
- a CDS encoding universal stress protein: MQAIRSILVVIEPEHSESLALKRAKLIAGVTQAHLHLLVCDRKHDHSGMLGVLKAALLADGYSVTTEQAWNESLHETIVDVQQAEGCGLVIKQHYPDSSLKKALLTPADWKLLRSCPTPVLLVKTSKPWAGGVILAAIDVGNTDDEHRHLHNIIIDHGYDIASLAKAHLHVVSAHPSPMLSAADPTLQLSETIEARYREQCIAFQAEFDIDNEHLHIAEGPADVLIPYMAHTLGASVTVIGTVARSGISGALIGNTAEVVLDAVESDVLVLKPQEIEDHLEEMVSHH, translated from the coding sequence ATGCAAGCCATTCGCAGCATTCTGGTGGTCATCGAACCCGAACACTCGGAAAGCCTGGCGCTCAAACGGGCCAAGCTGATTGCCGGGGTAACCCAGGCTCATCTGCATCTGCTGGTGTGCGACCGCAAGCATGACCATAGCGGCATGCTTGGCGTGCTCAAGGCAGCGCTGCTCGCGGATGGCTACAGCGTGACCACCGAGCAGGCCTGGAACGAAAGCCTGCACGAAACCATCGTCGATGTGCAGCAGGCCGAAGGTTGCGGGTTGGTAATCAAGCAGCATTACCCCGACAGCTCATTGAAAAAAGCCCTGCTGACCCCGGCGGATTGGAAACTGCTGCGCTCCTGCCCGACGCCGGTGCTGCTGGTGAAAACCTCGAAACCCTGGGCAGGCGGTGTGATTCTGGCGGCGATCGACGTGGGCAATACCGATGACGAACATCGCCATCTGCATAACATCATCATCGATCACGGTTATGACATCGCCAGCCTGGCCAAGGCACATCTGCATGTGGTCAGCGCCCACCCTTCACCGATGTTGTCGGCGGCGGACCCTACGTTGCAGCTCAGCGAAACCATCGAGGCGCGTTACCGCGAACAGTGCATAGCGTTTCAAGCCGAGTTCGACATCGACAATGAGCACCTGCATATCGCGGAAGGTCCGGCGGATGTGTTGATTCCGTACATGGCCCACACGTTGGGCGCATCGGTGACCGTGATTGGCACGGTGGCGCGGTCCGGGATATCCGGCGCGTTGATCGGCAATACGGCGGAGGTGGTGCTGGATGCGGTGGAGAGCGATGTGCTGGTGTTGAAGCCGCAGGAGATTGAGGATCATCTGGAAGAGATGGTGTCTCATCATTGA
- a CDS encoding MipA/OmpV family protein: MFRSLYLPLTSFCLLLPSTSLYAEDWHYSLRAGAASAPRYSGSDERVVAPLLGGEIVSPYGFFLDTQKGLGWAFDEEDFGLSVYVGASDVRKDRKSGFKGSDELNGMGSIKSRPLLGLDGTYHMGPIILGASYEHALEEDEDEHDTGSAWNRLKLSISAPFYEGDYGKVVGSLNSQFGDSNYMRTWYGVSSAQASRSKFKAYDTKGGLVSRGADLTWSLPINDEWSFTTVLAVQYLGGKAADSPIVERRMQTSVAGQVVYSF; encoded by the coding sequence ATGTTTCGTTCGCTGTATTTGCCGTTGACCTCTTTTTGCCTGCTCCTCCCCTCCACCTCCTTGTATGCCGAAGACTGGCACTACAGCCTGCGCGCCGGCGCTGCCAGTGCGCCGCGTTACAGCGGCAGTGATGAACGCGTAGTCGCGCCGTTGCTGGGCGGCGAAATCGTCAGCCCTTATGGTTTCTTTCTCGACACGCAAAAGGGTCTTGGCTGGGCGTTTGACGAAGAGGACTTCGGCCTCAGCGTCTACGTCGGCGCAAGTGATGTGCGCAAGGACCGTAAAAGCGGTTTCAAGGGCTCGGATGAGCTCAACGGTATGGGCTCGATCAAGTCGCGTCCCTTGCTGGGGCTGGACGGAACCTATCACATGGGGCCGATCATTCTCGGCGCCAGTTATGAACATGCGCTTGAAGAAGACGAGGACGAACACGACACCGGCTCAGCCTGGAACCGATTGAAACTGAGCATCAGCGCGCCGTTTTATGAAGGTGACTACGGCAAGGTCGTCGGCAGCCTGAACAGTCAGTTCGGCGACAGCAATTACATGCGCACCTGGTATGGCGTGAGCAGCGCTCAGGCGTCGCGCAGCAAGTTCAAGGCGTATGACACCAAAGGTGGCCTGGTGAGTCGGGGGGCGGATCTGACCTGGTCGCTGCCGATCAACGATGAATGGAGTTTTACCACGGTGCTGGCGGTGCAGTACCTGGGTGGTAAAGCGGCGGACAGTCCGATTGTCGAGCGTCGGATGCAGACTTCGGTGGCTGGGCAGGTCGTTTACAGCTTTTGA